From Rutidosis leptorrhynchoides isolate AG116_Rl617_1_P2 chromosome 3, CSIRO_AGI_Rlap_v1, whole genome shotgun sequence, a single genomic window includes:
- the LOC139901082 gene encoding uncharacterized protein yields MEKTGYVCLNSFCKCIIDLYGKEYLRKLTATDVTRLYSTHEEKHGSKRMLDNIDCMHCAWKNCPVAWKGQYTRGDHGHPTIMLETVASYDMWICDSFFGMAGSNNDIYVLNHSPLFDSLKKDRPAPSPFEVNGHVYPFSYYLADGIYLDWTTLIKGY; encoded by the coding sequence ATGGAGAAAACGGGTTATGTTTGCTTAAATAGTTTTTGCAAGTGTATTATTGATTTATATGGTAAAGAATATTTGCGAAAGCTGACGGCAACTGACGTTACTCGGCTGTATTCGACGCACGAGGAGAAACATGGTTCTAAACGAATGTTAGACAATATTGACTGTATGCATTGCGCTTGGAAAAATTGTCCCGTTGCATGGAAAGGTCAATATACTAGAGGTGATCACGGTCACCCTACGATCATGCTTGAAACGGTTGCTTCATACGATATGTGGATATGTGATTCGTTTTTTGGGATGGCTGGTTCAAACAACGACATATATGTGTTGAATCATTCTCCGttgtttgattcactcaaaaaggatagaCCTGCACCGTCTCCGTTTGAAGTAAACGGACACGTCTATCCCTTTAGTTACTACTTGGCGGACGGGATATATCTTGATTGGACAACCTTAATAAAGGGATATTAG
- the LOC139897451 gene encoding glycosyltransferase BC10-like codes for MFYSSPLIPAIILLILCIPILFYLGPHILPPPQPPPITFPDELQDLTLFRRATIVDSVNPSKSKPIRLGSTNSKPKIAFLFLTNSDLQFAPLWEIFFNTNSSKSFDLFTIYVHADPTVNPKVKIPGGVFTDDRFIRAKQTRRGTATLIAAARRLLATALLDDPNNAFFTLVSQHCIPLHSFKYFYDTLFEVNTHQVAELRHLKYKSFIEIVSKDPYILDRYNARGENVMVPEVPFDKFRMGSQFFTLTRRHAVMVVGDRKLWKKFRINCLRPQSCYPEEHYFPTLLSMEDLKGCTSYTLTRVNWTDSVDGHPRTYYPNEVSKELIYELRKSNFTKPYMFARKFSPDCLEPLMNMANEVIFRD; via the coding sequence ATGTTTTATTCATCACCATTAATCCCCGCAATCATTCTTCTTATTCTTTGTATACCAATCCTCTTTTACTTGGGCCCACACATTCTCCCACCACCACAACCACCGCCCATCACTTTCCCGGACGAACTCCAAGATCTCACACTTTTCCGGCGAGCCACAATCGTTGACTCAGTCAACCCTTCAAAATCCAAACCCATACGTCTTGGTTCCACCAATTCAAAACCCAAGATTGCTTTTTTATTCCTTACTAATTCAGATTTACAATTTGCCCCTTTATGGGAAATCTTTTTTAACACTAATTCATCaaaaagttttgatctttttactaTTTATGTTCATGCTGACCCAACTGTAAACCCTAAAGTCAAAATCCCAGGTGGGGTTTTTACAGACGATCGATTTATTCGGGCGAAACAGACTCGCCGTGGTACCGCCACACTAATTGCCGCCGCTCGCCGCCTTCTTGCCACCGCGCTTCTTGACGACCCGAATAACGCATTCTTTACTCTTGTTTCGCAACATTGTATACCTCTTCATTCCTTTAAGTACTTTTATGATACCCTTTTTGAAGTTAATACACATCAAGTAGCTGAATTGAGACACTTGAAGTATAAAAGTTTTATTGAAATTGTATCTAAAGATCCATATATTTTAGATAGGTATAATGCTAGAGGAGAAAATGTGATGGTGCCTGAAGTTCCATTTGATAAATTTCGAATGGGTTCACAGTTTTTTACATTGACGCGTAGGCATGCAGTTATGGTTGTTGGTGATAGGAAGTTATGGAAGAAATTTAGGATAAATTGTTTGCGGCCGCAATCTTGTTACCCTGAAGAACATTATTTTCCAACATTGTTGTCAATGGAGGATTTAAAAGGGTGTACTAGTTATACATTGACTCGTGTGAATTGGACGGATAGTGTTGATGGACATCCTCGTACGTATTATCCTAATGAGGTGTCGAAAGAGCTTATATACGAGCTTAGGAAGTCTAATTTTACGAAACCGTATATGTTTGCTAGGAAGTTTTCCCCTGATTGTTTGGAGCCGTTGATGAATATGGCTAATGAGGTCATTTTTCGCGACTGA